From a single Photobacterium gaetbulicola Gung47 genomic region:
- a CDS encoding hypothetical protein (COG2304), whose amino-acid sequence MFDSLSLQQAISQFHFIRPLWLLVLVPMGLLFWLRWREANQPGWQEVLPKHLRQVLTIGEKGWSKQLPLKLLMVIIAIAILICAGPTWQRQASPFGEDKASLLVLLDSSESMLQQDLPPSRLERGKQKVRDLLELRQGGSTGLVVYAGSAHVAMPMTQDTKVFEPILAAISPDIMPEEGKFAEKTLPLIEQLLQGRPGSTVLLVSDGANPNTIAAFNVFFSDKPYQLMILGAGNRDVVSSAPADFASLRQLASEVGGRFIEITVDNSDVERLNRTVERNMQLNGESSMPWQDMGYQLLLPIALAMLLWFRKGWLVQWCVVLSLTGTLLAAPAVNAETIIASKAQTAEPVEQVTIWDKTVQWWWDLWLTPDQQGQRLFNQGQYLEAAKHFVDPLRKGTAYYYASEYKQAHRVFLQMDTDFGLYNAASALAREREYLAARDLLRSLAEKDALSAELRPSVEHNLKVISGIVDEINRTSESQAGTTDGPEESFELSDDKPRTAEGADEQTAAELMIKETLNANEILGSNELADKWLKRVEADPKYFLRAKFQIQRNQSNQSKEGGELQQ is encoded by the coding sequence ATGTTTGATAGTCTCAGCCTGCAGCAGGCGATCAGCCAATTTCATTTCATCAGGCCGTTGTGGCTGTTGGTGCTTGTACCGATGGGACTGTTGTTCTGGCTCCGCTGGCGTGAAGCCAACCAACCGGGCTGGCAAGAAGTATTGCCAAAGCACCTCCGTCAGGTATTAACCATTGGGGAAAAAGGTTGGAGCAAGCAACTCCCCCTTAAATTGCTGATGGTGATTATTGCGATCGCCATCCTGATCTGTGCCGGGCCGACCTGGCAACGCCAAGCCTCTCCGTTTGGTGAAGACAAAGCGTCATTGCTGGTGTTGCTCGACAGCAGTGAGTCAATGTTGCAGCAAGACCTGCCGCCAAGTCGACTGGAGCGTGGCAAGCAGAAGGTGCGGGATCTACTTGAGTTACGACAGGGAGGGAGCACGGGGTTGGTTGTGTACGCCGGATCTGCCCATGTCGCGATGCCGATGACTCAGGATACCAAGGTGTTCGAGCCGATTTTGGCTGCAATTTCTCCTGATATCATGCCGGAGGAGGGTAAATTTGCCGAAAAAACCTTACCGCTTATCGAGCAGTTGCTGCAGGGAAGACCCGGTTCGACGGTATTGTTGGTATCTGATGGTGCAAATCCTAATACCATTGCTGCTTTTAACGTATTTTTCAGCGACAAGCCTTACCAGTTAATGATTCTGGGCGCGGGCAATAGGGATGTTGTCAGTAGTGCCCCAGCTGACTTTGCTTCCCTACGCCAGTTGGCAAGCGAAGTTGGGGGGCGTTTCATCGAAATCACGGTAGACAATAGCGATGTTGAAAGGCTCAACCGCACAGTCGAGCGAAATATGCAGCTAAATGGCGAGTCTTCTATGCCCTGGCAAGATATGGGCTATCAGCTGTTGTTACCGATTGCTTTGGCGATGCTGCTTTGGTTTCGAAAAGGCTGGTTGGTGCAATGGTGCGTCGTACTGTCACTGACCGGAACGCTATTGGCGGCGCCTGCGGTTAATGCTGAAACCATTATTGCATCCAAGGCGCAAACTGCGGAACCCGTTGAACAAGTGACAATTTGGGACAAAACGGTTCAATGGTGGTGGGATTTGTGGCTAACTCCCGATCAGCAAGGCCAGCGCCTGTTCAACCAAGGACAATATCTTGAAGCGGCAAAACATTTTGTTGACCCACTGAGGAAGGGAACCGCCTACTATTACGCCAGTGAGTATAAGCAAGCCCACCGTGTTTTTTTGCAAATGGATACCGACTTTGGCTTATACAATGCCGCCAGTGCGTTGGCTCGAGAACGCGAGTATCTAGCGGCAAGAGATTTATTACGGTCCTTGGCAGAGAAGGATGCCTTGTCGGCTGAACTGCGACCAAGTGTTGAGCATAACCTAAAAGTCATTAGCGGTATTGTCGATGAAATCAACCGTACCAGTGAGAGCCAGGCCGGGACCACAGATGGGCCGGAAGAGTCCTTCGAACTAAGTGATGACAAACCTCGCACAGCGGAAGGTGCCGATGAGCAGACTGCAGCTGAATTAATGATTAAAGAAACACTGAATGCTAATGAGATTTTGGGGAGCAATGAGCTCGCTGACAAGTGGTTGAAGCGGGTCGAGGCCGATCCAAAGTATTTCTTGCGGGCAAAATTCCAGATCCAACGTAATCAATCAAATCAATCAAAGGAAGGCGGAGAATTGCAGCAATGA